A single genomic interval of Paralichthys olivaceus isolate ysfri-2021 chromosome 7, ASM2471397v2, whole genome shotgun sequence harbors:
- the LOC109623979 gene encoding alpha-1,3-mannosyl-glycoprotein 4-beta-N-acetylglucosaminyltransferase C-like, translating to MRLIWKSVDKMRCFRKRSMFPFLGFLITFLLFFNLYMDGGYVLEAEKRRLGETLMHPANSERYVNTFRDLSNFSGTINVTYRYLAGTPLPRKKYLTIGLSSVKRKRGNYLLETIKSIFDQSSYEELKEIVVVVHLADFDLVWCENLVQEITRKFAHHIISGRLLVIQAPEEYYPSLDGLKRNYNDPEDRVRFRSKQNVDYAFLLNFCTNLSHFYMMLEDDVRCSRNFLTALKKVITSREGSYWVMLEFSKLGYIGKLYHSRDLPRLAHFLLMFYQEMPCDWLLIHFRGLLAQKDVIRFKPSLFQHMGYYSSYKGAENKLKDDDFEEDSIDIPDNPPASLYTNINVFENYDATKAYSSIVDEYFWGKPPCTGDFFLIIFNKSTKVSRIKIVTGTEDRQNDILHHGALEVGQKSVETKQGRQCLSYITLGEFKGGNIEVNNVYHKIGFDIECVRIVITANQKEWLIIRTISLWTTQPVSQLKK from the exons ATGAGGCTGATATGGAAGTCCGTAGACAAGATGAGGTGTTTCAGGAAGAGGTCAATGTTCCCGTTTCTTGGCTTCCTCATCACCTTTCTACTCTTTTTTAACCTTTACATGGACGGTGGATATGTGCTG GAGGCTGAAAAAAGACGGCTGGGGGAGACACTGATGCATCCTGCAAACTCTGAAAGATATGTCAACACATTCAGAGACTTATCCAACTTCTCTGGGACCATTAATGTAACTTATCGCTATCTTGCAGGGACTCCTCTCCCACGCAAAA AGTATCTTACCATTGGACTGTCTTCagtgaaaaggaaaagagggaaCTATCTTCTTGAGACCATCAAATCCATCTTTGATCAGTCCAGTTACGAGGAACTGAAAGAGATAGTGGTTGTGGTCCACCTGGCCGACTTTGACCTGGTCTGGTGTGAGAACCTGGTGCAGGAAATCACCAGGAAGTTTGCTCACCACATCATATCCGGACGCCTCCTGGTGATCCAGGCACCAGAGGAGTATTACCCGTCGCTGGATGGATTGAAAAGGAACTATAACGACCCGGAGGACCGTGTCCGTTTCCGCTCGAAGCAGAACGTCGACTACGCGTTCCTCCTCAACTTCTGCACGAACCTTTCTCACTTCTACATGATGTTAGAGGACGACGTGCGCTGCTCCAGGAACTTCCTGACAGCCCTGAAGAAGGTGATCACTTCCAGAGAAGGCTCCTACTGGGTGATGCTGGAGTTTTCCAAGCTGGGCTACATCGGGAAGCTGTACCACTCCAGAGACCTGCCACGTCTGGCTCATTTCCTGCTCATGTTCTACCAGGAGATGCCCTGTGACTGGCTCCTCATCCACTTCAGGGGTCTGCTGGCCCAGAAGGACGTGATCCGCTTCAAGCCCTCACTTTTCCAGCACATGGGCTACTACTCGTCTTACAAAGGAGCGGAGAACAAACTGAAGGACGACGACTTTGAGGAAGACTCCATAGACATTCCTGACAACCCCCCTGCCAGCCTTTACACCAACATCAACGTCTTTGAAAACTATGACGCCACCAAGGCTTACAGTAGTATCGTTGATGAGtatttttgggggaaacctccCTGCACTGGAGATTTCTTTCTCATAATCTTTAATAAATCAACTAAAGTCAGCAGAATTAAGATAGTTACAGGTACAGAGGATCGGCAGAATGACATTCTTCATCATGGAGCTCTGGAAGTGGGACAGAAGTCTGTGGAAACTAAACAGGGAAGACAGTGTTTATCATACATCACATTAGGGGAGTTTAAAGGTGGTAACATTGAGGTTAACAATGTGTACCACAAGATCGGCTTTGACATTGAGTGTGTGCGAATAGTTATTACCGCCAATCAGAAAGAGTGGCTCATCATAAGAACTATCAGCTTATGGACGACGCAGCCTGTGAGTCAGTTAAAGAAGTAA